The following are encoded together in the Pleurocapsa sp. FMAR1 genome:
- a CDS encoding sensor histidine kinase has protein sequence MGIPCQAAQPFVYSDLPNHPDLKLFRPWSAVRNGVQTMVLIHLVSGDGFLGTLTISYLESYFCSSEYLYLLAALRQQVVLAIQLTRLAEDAKQMAVVEEHNRIAREIHDTLAQTLNSISLQLNNAQYYSTHDPAIAWDIIEQVKNLAHSGLIEARRSVWSLHPDAEQYRDLAGSLQQSLTQLTLNTDL, from the coding sequence TTGGGAATCCCTTGTCAGGCAGCACAGCCGTTTGTATATTCAGATCTTCCCAACCATCCTGACCTAAAGCTTTTTCGCCCTTGGTCAGCCGTGCGCAACGGCGTTCAAACAATGGTGCTGATTCACCTCGTTTCTGGTGACGGCTTTTTGGGTACCTTAACGATTAGCTATCTAGAAAGTTATTTTTGTTCGTCGGAATACTTATATCTTCTCGCTGCTCTAAGGCAGCAGGTCGTTTTAGCAATTCAACTGACTCGCTTGGCGGAGGATGCAAAACAAATGGCGGTGGTTGAAGAACACAACCGTATAGCGCGAGAAATTCACGATACCCTCGCCCAGACTTTAAATAGTATTTCGCTGCAACTCAATAACGCTCAATACTACTCCACTCATGACCCCGCGATCGCCTGGGACATTATTGAACAGGTCAAAAACTTAGCCCATTCTGGACTAATCGAAGCTCGTCGTTCGGTGTGGTCACTGCATCCCGATGCCGAGCAGTACCGAGATTTAGCAGGGTCGCTACAGCAATCTCTAACTCAACTCACCCTTAATACTGACCTATAG
- a CDS encoding sensor histidine kinase: MGRVQPVPPDIGMNLLRIGQEAITNALRYAQAQNLKVELSLATDMITLRIEDKGKGFNPQLANDRRGFGLVSMQQRCDRLGGQFALHSQPEQGTCIIVQIPLTSPSS, translated from the coding sequence GTGGGAAGGGTGCAGCCTGTGCCACCCGACATCGGCATGAATCTATTACGAATTGGACAAGAAGCCATTACCAACGCCTTGCGTTACGCTCAGGCACAAAACCTGAAGGTAGAACTCAGCTTGGCGACAGATATGATTACCCTTCGTATTGAAGATAAGGGCAAAGGATTTAATCCGCAACTGGCTAACGATCGCCGTGGCTTTGGCTTAGTATCAATGCAGCAGCGTTGCGATCGTTTAGGGGGGCAATTTGCCCTCCACAGTCAACCTGAACAGGGAACCTGTATCATCGTTCAGATTCCACTTACGTCTCCATCATCATGA
- a CDS encoding DUF4278 domain-containing protein has protein sequence MQLTYRGISYQPITTYLATVEQKNNVKYRGVCYQLSKVKEKKIADIRILKYRGVEFIKVLSH, from the coding sequence ATGCAACTTACCTATCGCGGTATTTCTTATCAACCTATCACCACATATTTAGCAACCGTTGAACAAAAAAACAATGTCAAATATCGAGGAGTTTGCTATCAGCTATCAAAGGTTAAAGAGAAAAAAATCGCTGATATTCGTATTTTGAAATACAGAGGTGTTGAATTTATTAAAGTTCTCAGTCATTAA
- a CDS encoding reverse transcriptase domain-containing protein — translation MCQIKIAIKQKAKYILDADIAKCFDRINHTALLQKLAHTGKVRQQIKSWLKSGVIDQGAFTAISEGTPQGGVISHLLANIALHGMEQMLMDFARTLDMRNHKGNQISWQSKVKSLTFIRYAGDFLLIHYDLKVVQRCRELISEWLKDIGLELKPAKTRIAHTLHSESSEDGIVGFNFLGYSIRQYPVGKYKSAIKANKDLVGFTTLITPSKDSCKRHQEKINSIIRKHKSSPQAKLITELNPVIRGWCNYFKFSDAQTVKEFPNNYRIW, via the coding sequence ATTTGTCAAATAAAGATAGCAATTAAGCAAAAAGCCAAGTATATTCTTGATGCTGACATTGCTAAATGCTTTGACCGCATCAACCACACAGCCCTACTTCAGAAACTCGCTCATACGGGGAAAGTCAGGCAACAAATTAAATCCTGGCTAAAGTCTGGAGTCATAGATCAAGGGGCATTCACTGCTATATCTGAAGGAACACCCCAGGGTGGCGTGATTTCGCACTTATTAGCGAATATCGCACTACACGGAATGGAACAAATGTTGATGGATTTCGCCAGAACTCTCGATATGAGAAACCATAAAGGCAATCAAATCAGTTGGCAGTCTAAAGTCAAGTCCTTGACTTTTATAAGATATGCGGGCGATTTTTTACTGATACATTATGACCTAAAGGTAGTCCAAAGATGCCGAGAATTAATCTCGGAGTGGTTAAAAGACATAGGCTTAGAATTAAAACCAGCAAAAACCAGAATCGCCCACACTCTGCATTCAGAGTCAAGCGAAGACGGTATAGTAGGATTTAACTTTCTTGGATACAGTATCCGACAATATCCTGTCGGTAAATACAAATCAGCCATAAAAGCTAATAAAGACCTAGTTGGTTTTACTACACTCATAACCCCTTCTAAAGACTCATGTAAAAGGCATCAAGAAAAAATTAATAGCATTATCAGGAAGCATAAAAGCTCCCCTCAAGCAAAGTTAATAACTGAGCTTAACCCTGTTATCAGAGGATGGTGCAATTATTTTAAATTTTCAGATGCCCAAACAGTCAAAGAGTTTCCAAATAATTACCGCATCTGGTAG
- a CDS encoding glycosyltransferase family 2 protein yields the protein MGQTYPNFELLILDDGSTDRSVEIAKKYAATDKRIKVIAHEHLGWG from the coding sequence TTGGGGCAAACTTATCCAAATTTTGAATTACTAATTTTGGATGATGGCTCAACTGATAGAAGTGTAGAAATAGCTAAAAAGTATGCTGCCACTGACAAAAGGATTAAAGTAATTGCTCACGAGCATTTGGGATGGGGATAG
- a CDS encoding amylo-alpha-1,6-glucosidase — protein MNLKFGREICGDLNVAEQREWLVTNRIGGYASGTVSGLLTRSYHGLLLAALEPPSGITLLLAKLDETVVYDGNSYPLHTNRWLNDVVSPHGYKYLEKFYLEETTPVWIYACADAKLEKRIWMQQGENTTYIRYKMLRGTLPLTLSLKALVNYRDRHSTTQESNRHFEIVNQQQGIRVKASADATNLYLSGVKEQEIVSWQINHEWYKNFALAIEEYRGLSNIEDHLYAGNCSVTLKLGESVTIAASTEENRRQGEEKTERLEDKKLIDLFSRHQRKTIPSWIEQLVLAANQFIVDRPLADGSQGKTVIAGYPWFADWGRDTMISLPGLTLTTGRFEIAKVILRTFAKYIDRGMLPNVFPDRGETPEYNTVDATLWYFEAIRDYYAHTQDKQLLTELFPALAEIIDWHRRGTRYNIHLDADGLIYAGEKGVQLTWMDAKVDDWVVTPRIGKPIEVNALWYNALIIMSQFAGYLGKSQTEYKEMADKTREGFGRFWNQDKQYCYDVLDTPDGNDDALRPNQIFAVSLPVTSKDYSLGEGYSPLLNARQQKQVVDIVAQRLLTSYGLRSLSSDHPDYIGIYGGDRYKRDGAYHQGTTWGWLIGHFVQAHLRVYNNPQLARSFIEPMADHLQNGCLGSISEIFDGDAPFVPRGAFAQAWSVAEVLRGWQLVNG, from the coding sequence ATGAATCTAAAATTTGGTCGAGAAATTTGCGGGGACTTAAATGTAGCCGAACAGCGAGAATGGTTGGTAACTAATCGCATTGGTGGTTATGCCTCTGGTACTGTATCGGGATTATTAACTAGAAGCTACCACGGCTTACTGTTGGCTGCTCTTGAGCCTCCTTCTGGCATAACTTTATTACTAGCTAAACTCGATGAAACTGTCGTCTATGACGGCAATTCCTACCCTCTGCATACTAATCGCTGGTTGAATGATGTAGTCTCTCCTCACGGTTATAAATATCTAGAAAAATTCTATTTAGAAGAGACGACACCTGTATGGATTTATGCTTGCGCCGACGCGAAGCTCGAAAAGCGAATCTGGATGCAGCAGGGAGAAAATACGACCTATATTCGCTACAAGATGCTGCGTGGTACTCTACCTTTGACTCTTTCTCTCAAAGCTTTAGTTAATTATCGCGATCGCCATAGTACCACTCAGGAGAGCAATCGCCATTTTGAAATTGTTAATCAACAGCAGGGTATTAGAGTTAAGGCATCAGCAGATGCTACAAATCTATATTTGTCTGGGGTAAAAGAGCAAGAAATAGTAAGTTGGCAGATTAACCATGAATGGTACAAAAATTTTGCTTTGGCAATAGAAGAATACCGAGGCTTAAGTAATATTGAAGATCATTTATATGCAGGAAACTGTAGCGTTACTCTCAAGTTAGGTGAGTCGGTGACAATTGCTGCCAGTACTGAAGAGAATAGGAGACAGGGGGAGGAGAAGACGGAGAGACTAGAGGACAAAAAGTTAATCGACCTTTTTTCTAGACATCAGCGTAAAACTATACCTAGTTGGATCGAACAATTAGTTTTAGCAGCGAACCAGTTTATTGTCGATCGCCCTTTGGCAGATGGATCTCAGGGTAAAACCGTTATTGCGGGGTATCCTTGGTTTGCAGACTGGGGAAGAGATACGATGATTAGCCTACCAGGATTAACCTTGACTACAGGTCGTTTTGAAATAGCTAAAGTTATCTTGCGTACTTTTGCCAAATATATTGATCGAGGAATGTTGCCCAACGTATTTCCCGACCGAGGAGAAACCCCTGAATATAATACCGTTGATGCAACTCTATGGTATTTTGAAGCTATTAGAGACTACTACGCTCATACTCAAGATAAACAGCTATTAACCGAGCTTTTTCCTGCTTTAGCTGAGATTATTGACTGGCATCGTCGCGGAACTCGCTACAACATTCATCTCGATGCCGATGGTTTAATTTACGCAGGAGAAAAGGGAGTTCAGTTAACCTGGATGGATGCCAAAGTAGATGATTGGGTAGTTACACCCCGCATTGGCAAACCCATAGAGGTGAATGCCCTTTGGTATAACGCTTTAATTATTATGTCTCAGTTTGCTGGCTATCTCGGTAAGTCACAGACAGAATATAAAGAAATGGCTGACAAAACCAGAGAGGGTTTCGGACGTTTCTGGAATCAAGATAAGCAATACTGCTATGACGTATTAGATACCCCTGATGGTAATGATGATGCCCTACGTCCTAATCAGATTTTTGCCGTCTCCTTACCTGTTACCAGCAAAGACTATTCTTTGGGCGAAGGATACTCACCGCTTTTAAATGCTCGACAACAAAAACAAGTAGTGGATATTGTTGCTCAACGTTTATTAACTTCTTATGGATTGCGATCGCTGTCTAGCGACCATCCTGATTATATCGGCATTTATGGTGGCGATCGCTATAAACGAGATGGGGCATATCATCAGGGAACTACCTGGGGCTGGTTAATTGGACATTTTGTCCAGGCTCATTTGCGAGTATATAACAATCCTCAACTAGCTCGTAGTTTTATTGAACCAATGGCAGATCACTTACAAAATGGTTGTTTGGGAAGCATTAGTGAAATCTTTGATGGAGATGCGCCTTTTGTGCCTAGAGGTGCATTTGCTCAGGCTTGGAGTGTAGCCGAAGTGTTACGTGGGTGGCAATTGGTGAATGGGTAA
- a CDS encoding response regulator transcription factor, giving the protein MTSSPKIKVLVVDDHPMVRSGLIMILDSEPGLEPIGEAKTGVEAIAAILQDFPNAHITIFTSYDGDENIYQGLQTGAKGYLLKTAERAELLGAIRTVHARQNYVSTSVGAKLASRMNSPQLSKREIEVLKLLAKGNGTQAISAALYVSEGTVKFHITNILHKLDVSDRTQAVVAAYQRGIVDI; this is encoded by the coding sequence ATGACTTCATCCCCCAAAATCAAAGTTTTAGTAGTTGATGATCATCCGATGGTGCGAAGCGGGTTAATAATGATCCTCGATTCAGAGCCAGGTTTAGAACCTATCGGTGAAGCTAAGACAGGAGTCGAGGCGATCGCAGCGATTCTCCAAGATTTTCCCAACGCACACATCACCATTTTCACTTCCTATGATGGCGACGAAAACATCTATCAGGGGCTGCAAACTGGAGCTAAAGGTTATCTACTCAAAACTGCCGAGCGCGCTGAACTATTAGGGGCAATTCGGACAGTACACGCTAGACAAAATTACGTTTCGACATCTGTAGGTGCTAAATTAGCCAGCCGTATGAATAGTCCACAACTAAGCAAGCGCGAAATTGAGGTGTTAAAGCTGTTAGCCAAAGGCAATGGCACTCAAGCAATTAGTGCTGCGTTATACGTCAGCGAAGGAACGGTTAAATTTCACATCACTAATATTTTGCACAAATTGGACGTGAGCGATCGCACTCAAGCTGTTGTTGCTGCCTACCAACGGGGAATTGTCGATATCTAA